The genomic window tataaaatattataataattttttctcagttttcctagGATTTAGAGCAAAAACCCagtttaaatatgaagaaacaaaaggagCTCACCTAAGAACATAAAGACCTTGCCTTGCCAAAGGTCAGGTAGCAATTTTATAGAAAAGCTGTAGCAACTAATTTTCAAATCTATTGCAAATACATTTACTAGCGATATGCATCATACATCAGAAAAATCCAAAGTACCTCTGTGAGACACATCAATCTTCTTTCTTCTCAATGGTTTTTTTCTGTGTGGCCtgcaattttttttgcatttgtgctTCCAGTCTTCTCCTCTGCCACATTTTGGCTCCAGCAAATGCCAAGCAAAGAATAATAGATTTTGCAATCAAAATATAGAGCAGAAGTGGAAAATTTTCCAAAGccttaaagaaaagagaagtaattTTTGAGGTGTTTTGATAGTTTTTATATGGCATTTCTTCTGATAACTTCAACTTTGCTGTCTGCTTCTTATATGACTTTTATTCACATATGCACAATTATTAATATGGCAAACTTGTGTTTATTCAAGCCCTAAGCATTCAATTTATATTATACATGCTTTACAAAACACCACATTATATGTGATGCTTCCTAGAAAAAAGTTGGCACCCACCAGGATTAGAATCATGGCTCTGTCACTACTGACTATCTTTGGAGTATctttataaatcattttcattCCTCTGATCCTACACAAGAAATCAAGCATTGGACTATATGGAACAGTGGAAATCATGTTGGATATTGGTTCGAAGGACCTGACGTTCAAAGTCCAGCTTTGCTACTGAGGTTTGGGGGAACAGGGCAAGCCAGCACTCTGaaactcagttcctcatctgtaaaaagaaaatgctGGACCAGATGGTCTCTAAGTGTACCCTCTGACTCTAAATTTATTAAGACCTCTTAACTTAAAAGTGTCTAAAGTCCCAGAAAGGCCTACAATGccataattccttttttcttctggttgCCTATTAACATTTCCACTTGAGGATTAAAAATGTAACAAAAGTTAGATTTTACATAAAGCTTTTAAGgtttgctaaacactttatatatCATTTGATAATAGAAACCCAGTGAAGTAGacgctattattttccccattatacagatgaaaaaaattgaggcacaCAGAAGTGACTTGCTTCCCCTTTAAATGTTTGTAAATTATTGAGATGTTTTTCTTATACCAAGCCAAAATTTGTTTCTTAGTAATTCAAGTTCAGCACATGGAAGCCAAGCAGACCACATCTAAATCATCCTCTTCAACAGGACAATTTCAAACAGCTGAAAGTAGCTAATATTTTCTCCCCCAAAATCCATACCTCCCTCTAATTCTTCTATTTCTGTTGATAACAAATAGCACCATCTTCATAATGATCTACATAATCTGAGaatcatttctgcctttctctccttAACTCCCAATAGCTAACCAGTTGCAGTCATATAGATActatctttttaatatctttcccATCCACCTCCTCTCACTATAGAAGTTCAAACCATTCTTTCTTATCTAGATAAATGTAATAGCTTTCAAAGTaatcttccttttcattctccATACTCTCTTTAATCAATCCCTCACCAtggtttatattatttttctaatgcaAAACTGAGAGATGTCTTCTATCCCAGAAATTTGTGACTCTCATTATGTATTAAATAAGGCATAAACTTTTGATGAATTCAATCTGGCTCAAACTGATATGCTCCTGACCTCCATCTTAGACAGTTTTCCTTCTTCTCTATAATTTTGTTCAGACTGTTCTTGTTCCACTTCCTAATCCTGCTTCCCACTCATAAAAGCCAAAGTCTGAGATGAGTTCCATAAAGTCCTCCTTAGTCCTCAAAATCTCCTGGATGAAAGTAATTTCTTCCTCCTGAAATATCACATTGCACTTAAGACTTTTCATAGATCAGAGAATCtcaaaactggaaggaacctaAGATGCCATCTAGTTAAAATCATGCCCAAACCATACTGTACGCAACAATTGGCCACCTAGCTTTTGCTTGAAAACATCTAGGAAAAAGGAACCCACtacatactagtttctaatttcttcCAGGGGCATCTTTTATCATCTCCAAAATGAGATGgttaaactaaataatctctaaagttctttccatttccaacattttatgattccatattaaaatataaataatgcttttgaatattttatgtaggtttccattcaattatttttacttcttcaCTGGAAACATTGGCATTCCTACCCCCATTCCaatcattttttccctcaataaaGTTAATCTCCTCCCCCATAAAAGTTTCAAGGCAAATGGCCCCTTTTAATAGGACAGTTTACCACAGAGTGACTGGGGCACAatcttattctataaaaatggaCTTTATGATAAACATTTCAAATATAGGTCAGTTCCTGTATCAAAGAATagtataaggttttgcaagggtcaatgttgaaaaattatccttgcatatgtttagaaaataaaaagcttcaaaataaaataaaacaaagaatagtGTTGCtgtataataaaacatttaacttTCAAACCTTACTTATATAAAGTAGTATCTAATGCCATGGAATTCCAGTACAGGAAAATAATGAGTATCCCTTtggtatatattttaataagttttagacttgaatttaataaagattttacagagaaggaaagcaTATTATGGAAAATTAGTTATTgatattgattttttcataattataaaatcctaatttttccaaatgctttttatcctcccttgTTTCAGATATGTTAAGAATTGATCCCTCAGTGTTTTCAAAGTTGTGTCACTTCAAGTGTAGCCTCCTCTatattcttggttttattcaGCTCTTTCcacatttgttttctttagtgataGTCATCCTTTCTCAAGCTATACACAGAGGGAGTAAGAGTCCAAATACAATGAATTGACTATtactgaaagagaaaatagtttAAAGTCTATCCTTAAATGCTGAGATGATCTGGTTTAAATAGGTCTCTTTGCTAAACTTTTCAAtcaacttgcttttcttttttgctgtctTATGAAGTAATAATGCTCAAAAGATTCTATTCTCtttcataatattttacaaatgagtttatcTTTTAAACTGTTGTAACTTCTAGCTTTCCTTTGTAATTGGCAATAAGATCAACTATTTTGTAGCTAAGGCAGTTTCAAATCTCTATCTCTTTGTGGAAACTGATTTTCCTGTACTAGACACCAAGAAAGTTTCATTACTATATACATCATGTTTGATTTGCTCAAGAGGAGAGTTAATATTGATAGAGGGAAGTTTCTTCATTGGGAGTTCCACTTAGTGTAAAATTACAAGATAATCCAGAGTCAGGAGGTCTCGGATATGAGACCAAATTATATTACTAAGagcaaaattgattttatttttatgacaaGACTGTCTATGGAAGTTTGAATTGAAATTTTTGTATGTTTAGAAAAAGTAAGATGGAATAAAAATAAGAGGCTCATTAATTAGGAATCTCCAATTGGATCTATTTAAATAAGTTactgattctaaaaaaaaatgagtagatgtaaTAACAGATATTGACAGAGAAAAACCACCATTTCCTAAGGAATTGTATCTTTCACATCCTAAAAGCTAGTTAGAGAGATCAATATCAGAAACATAAGGAAAAACACTTTAATGAACTGGGACTATTTATCCTCAAGAAGAGCAGGCACAGTAGGACATGACAATTGCCTTTAAGTATCTGAAGAGCTGTTATACAAAGGGGGATCTGACTTAATTCTGCTTAGCCTTAAACAGAAATAGGAGCAACAGGCATAAATTGGAACAGCAGATTTAGGCTTGCTATAAGATAAagcttcctaataattaaagctCTATCAtcaaacagagaggcttggagagacttacatgaactgatgctaagtgaaatgagcagaaccaggagatcattatacacttcaacaacaatactgtatgaggatatattctgatggatgtggatatctttgacaatgagaagatccaattcaattccaattgatcaatgatggacagaatcagctacacccagagaaggaacactgggaaatgaatgtggactacttgcatttttgtttttcatcccaggttatttttacctttctgaatccaatttttcttgtgcaacaagactGTGCAGATGTTGTATtgcatttaagatatactttaacatgtttaacatgtatgagattgcctgccatctaagggaaggggtagagggagggaagggaaaagttagaacagaagtgattgcaagggacaatgttgaaaaattaccatgcatatgttctgtcaataaaaagctaaaaactcTATCATTAAGTGATTCAAATAGCTGCCTTGAGAGACATAGGGTCATAGATAGAGacatagggtcatagatttaaaacCAGAAAGAACTTTAAAGAGATCATTGACTACAAAGCCcccattttaaaggtgaaaaaactgaggctcaaaggagTTTTTCTCCAGTACTATATAGTTAGTAATTGAAtaaatcaggattcaaattcaggtcttcttgactactCTTAACAACCATAACATGATACCTCATTGGTTTTGGAGACTTGGATTCCTCATCTCATTAAGCAAATGCTGGATGAATATTTGTCAGGGATAtcaaagagaattatttttaaactatggAATGAAATAAGCCTGTGAATTCTCTTTTCAGGTCTGATATTCTGggatttcattaaatgtttttcctACCACACATGAACTACACAACCTAATGGTGTAAGCCATCTGGCAAGTAAATTGAATATGACCATTCTCAAAATGCAACTTTTAAGAATAGAGTGATCTTGCCCTTGTCACATATTTAGGACTTCACTTATATTTcctcacaaaaaggaaaaaaataattgtatctGGAAATACCATCtactggagcctcagcaggaaccacagacacTTTAGCCTCCTGGACTGTTTGTGGAGTGAGGGAACCTAGGCTGACTGGGAACCCCAGGCCCAGCTGCTACTGAGACTcagccctgggcaagaaggaaccagtacTTGGTGAGTTTAGAGACAGCTAGGCAGGGgtactgctggctgtgggcactttcAGGGGtggggagctcttggtttggggttcctggtcagagagGAGAGCTGAATGGAAGCTAGAGGCACCTCTCCCCATTAtaagtgcttacactaatacttgttatttaaaaaaataaaccagcaaagaagaatCCCATCATTGAAATATATCAAGGAAATAGGGAAGAtgggggttcatcttcagagaaggacattttagttaaaaaaaaaaaaaaaaaaaaaaaaaaagcttctacaccaaagagtaatgtgaaatgtctccctgcccaaagagaatttatagaactcaaaaaagaatttaaaaataaaatgagagacattaagaatatacaaaataaatatacaaaagccacccaagaaaaacaagaagataatgaaaaaaacttaagaaactagaaaaagaggtaaagaatctcaaagataaaattaatgctttgaaaaattagaactgggcaaggggaagtcagtgaaactatgagagaccaagaaataacaaaatagatgataaagaatgagaaaatagaacagaatgtgaaacataggAATATAAACATAAACCACCTTAAAGAGATCCtgtgtggaaaacacataggaatattattaccaaattccaaaaccccaaatcaaagagaaaattttgcaaggaaaaaaacccaaaatcaaTTCAGTTATACAGTAGAATTGTACaagctggagctacaattagaattgtacaagaattatcagcagctacaataaaagaatGCAGGTCTTGGAATCTTATCTAccaataatcaaaagaactaggccaaaaatatcacatccagtcaaattataattctaatgagaaaaaaatagacattatcttttttttttttttttccccctgaggctggggctaagtgacttgcccagggtcacacagctaggaagtattaagtgtctgagaccagatttgaactagggtcctcctgaattcagggctggtgctctatccactgcaccacctagctgcccctaaaaatgGACATTATCAATCAAATCTGAACTTAACatgaaatttaacatataagagtcaatatAAGAGGTCAATTTCAatgaacttaacatggacaaactgtttaaatatataaaatattttttatatttatgtttttatatatgtgtatacatatgtatatatacacatgtatgtatataagattcacatcaacaataggatagctcaaaagaaagagttAAGGTTAAGATAGTTTAAGCAAAAATAGCAATCATGTTATGCAAATAAGGTGCAGAGGAAAATtagacacagaagcattagagCGGGGAGGAGGGCTTATAGTCCTGAAAATTTACTCatattgggaatgggttcaataggcaacattaCACATATACAATGAAGGGTATAGCATTCtccaaaatctaaaaagaaaaaaggcaggagAGATGGGCAGATGAGGAAGTAAAGGGTGAGGGAAAAGACAAGGGAGAGACCTTTGGTTGGGGGGAacttaagtaatagcaaggtaagttatggagcagaatttaatttaaGAGGCAGAAAGAATAGTACAGACGTGTGtgagatgtgtatatatgtatttatatatctatgtatgtatacataaatatatcttttcttaaatatagcttgcttgggggaggggaaaaagaaatctttctacCTGGTCCCTTATTGCTCCTATTAAAATAGGCCACATAACTTGGGTTTTAGCTAGTACACCTTGTTTCTTATAGCATCTCACAGGTTAATCATCTTTCTTTGAAAACCATTATTTTCATAagaatttcttctcttccttcaacctttttgcttttttttttttttttttaaaatgagtgatTATGGACACCAGTCAGTTGGTGTACACAGTAATAAGTTTTCTAGGTCTTTCTAGTTGCCAATTCCAACTCCTGAATTTGGATCAATAC from Sminthopsis crassicaudata isolate SCR6 chromosome 3, ASM4859323v1, whole genome shotgun sequence includes these protein-coding regions:
- the SMIM11 gene encoding small integral membrane protein 11: MWEPSWKALENFPLLLYILIAKSIILCLAFAGAKMWQRRRLEAQMQKKLQATQKKTIEKKED